One window of the Crassaminicella thermophila genome contains the following:
- the proC gene encoding pyrroline-5-carboxylate reductase, whose product MSKTIGFIGCGNMGQAMIGGIIQANIFSSENILVGDVNEKSLEKAAEKYGIKTTTDNNEVAKIADILILSVKPNLYPVVIKQIKDEVKKDVIVVTIAAGKSIEGTEKMFKRKVKVVRVMPNTPALVGEGMSAVCANEAVTKEELDEIINIFESFGKTEIVNEKLMDVVTSVSGSSPAYVYMFIEAMGDAAVLDGMPRNKAYKMAAQAVLGAAKMVLETGMHPGVLKDMVCSPGGTTIEAVATLEEKGLRTAVISAMRSCTKKSIEMSK is encoded by the coding sequence ATGAGTAAAACAATTGGGTTCATAGGATGTGGAAATATGGGACAAGCTATGATTGGAGGAATTATTCAAGCAAATATTTTTTCTTCTGAAAATATCTTGGTAGGGGATGTAAATGAAAAAAGTTTAGAAAAAGCTGCTGAAAAATATGGTATAAAAACTACTACAGATAATAATGAAGTGGCAAAAATTGCTGATATATTAATATTATCTGTAAAGCCTAACTTATATCCAGTTGTGATTAAGCAAATAAAAGATGAAGTAAAGAAAGATGTAATAGTTGTAACCATTGCTGCAGGAAAGTCCATAGAAGGAACAGAGAAAATGTTTAAAAGAAAAGTAAAGGTTGTAAGAGTTATGCCAAATACACCAGCTCTTGTAGGAGAAGGAATGTCTGCAGTATGTGCAAATGAAGCTGTAACAAAAGAAGAATTAGATGAAATTATTAACATATTTGAGAGTTTTGGTAAAACTGAAATTGTAAATGAAAAATTAATGGACGTTGTAACCTCTGTAAGCGGCTCATCTCCAGCTTATGTATATATGTTTATTGAAGCAATGGGAGATGCGGCAGTTTTAGATGGTATGCCAAGAAATAAAGCATATAAAATGGCTGCACAAGCGGTACTTGGTGCAGCAAAAATGGTATTAGAAACAGGAATGCATCCAGGGGTATTAAAAGATATGGTTTGCTCTCCAGGAGGAACAACCATTGAAGCTGTAGCAACCCTTGAAGAAAAAGGACTTAGAACAGCAGTAATTTCAGCTATGAGAAGTTGCACAAAAAAATCTATTGAAATGTCAAAATAA
- a CDS encoding DUF4163 domain-containing protein, with the protein MKYKKILLCTIIATGLVLSVGCTKEVENNKTSTETAVDVSEKKSEASYDIVKKSIKNDYVEVYYPQIENMAGELIMDYINQDLENALKNHIKEATELKSKLVIDYEVTYKGEDILSIVFKGTQKHEGGEYKILYAINFDLKTSNKIFAKNLIKPDESAKNAINELLKEAAKDNKTMKHEFTGFGDWMGVYFTDDALVFYYLEDDMSTDYVKLSISRDEAKPYLNTEFGERPAS; encoded by the coding sequence TTGAAATACAAAAAAATATTATTGTGTACAATAATAGCTACAGGATTAGTGTTAAGTGTAGGATGCACAAAAGAAGTTGAAAATAATAAAACCTCTACAGAAACAGCTGTTGATGTTTCTGAGAAAAAAAGTGAAGCAAGCTATGATATTGTAAAAAAATCTATAAAGAATGATTATGTAGAAGTGTATTATCCTCAAATAGAAAATATGGCTGGTGAGCTTATTATGGATTATATTAATCAAGACTTAGAAAATGCTTTGAAAAATCATATAAAAGAGGCCACAGAACTAAAATCTAAATTGGTTATTGATTATGAAGTAACATACAAAGGAGAGGATATTTTAAGTATAGTGTTTAAAGGAACTCAAAAACATGAGGGCGGAGAATATAAAATATTATATGCAATCAACTTTGACTTAAAAACAAGCAATAAAATCTTTGCAAAGAATTTGATTAAACCAGATGAAAGTGCAAAAAATGCAATCAATGAATTATTAAAGGAAGCTGCAAAAGACAATAAAACTATGAAACATGAATTTACAGGCTTTGGAGATTGGATGGGGGTATACTTTACAGATGATGCATTAGTATTTTATTATTTGGAAGATGATATGTCTACTGATTATGTAAAACTATCAATATCAAGAGATGAGGCAAAACCTTATTTAAATACAGAATTTGGAGAGCGTCCAGCTAGTTAA
- the sdaAB gene encoding L-serine ammonia-lyase, iron-sulfur-dependent subunit beta: MKQYSIFDIVGPIMIGPSSSHTAGAARLAKTARIISGGNIKNVTFLLHGSFAKTYKGHGTDRALVAGILKMNPWDERLKDSFTWAEKKGIEFEFIETDLGNVHPNTVKFVITKKDGSISEITGSSVGGGNILIFDIDGTQVEFTGDNPTIITKHRDVPGVIWHISKVLFEKNINIGNMKVFQKKKGLEATMVIETDAIVSEEIIKKIKDLSAIEYIKILNPMMEGE; this comes from the coding sequence GTGAAGCAATATAGTATATTTGATATCGTTGGCCCCATAATGATAGGTCCATCAAGTTCGCACACCGCAGGAGCTGCAAGATTAGCAAAAACAGCACGCATTATTTCTGGAGGCAACATTAAAAATGTTACATTCCTACTTCACGGTTCATTTGCAAAAACTTATAAAGGACATGGTACTGATCGCGCTTTAGTAGCTGGTATATTAAAAATGAATCCCTGGGATGAACGACTGAAAGATTCATTCACATGGGCTGAAAAAAAAGGAATTGAATTTGAATTTATAGAAACAGATTTAGGAAATGTTCATCCAAATACAGTAAAGTTTGTAATTACAAAAAAAGACGGTAGTATATCAGAAATTACTGGTTCATCTGTAGGTGGAGGAAATATTTTAATATTTGATATTGATGGGACACAAGTAGAATTTACAGGAGATAATCCAACAATTATTACAAAACACAGAGATGTTCCTGGTGTTATTTGGCATATAAGCAAAGTACTATTTGAAAAAAATATAAATATAGGAAATATGAAAGTATTTCAAAAGAAAAAAGGATTAGAAGCAACTATGGTTATCGAAACCGATGCTATTGTATCTGAAGAAATCATAAAAAAAATCAAAGACCTATCAGCTATTGAATATATTAAAATCCTAAACCCTATGATGGAAGGAGAATAA
- the sdaAA gene encoding L-serine ammonia-lyase, iron-sulfur-dependent, subunit alpha yields the protein MFVNSGKELIEICQKNKCTIWEYTLESETKESNLSIEEIFEKMRNSLKVMINAAEDGLNHKIQSVSGLIGGDAFKLNAYAEEKETLTGKFMVKAMARALSCSEVNAAMGKIVASPTAGSCGILPAVIISAGERLNKSEDDLVKALLTASGVGIIIAKNATISGAEGGCQAECGSAAAMASAAIVEMMGGTVEQALHAAAIVIKNILGLVCDPVAGLVEIPCAKRNASGTVLALTTADMVMSGIISYIPFDDVVSAMYEVGKSLPCSLRETALGGLAVTPTGLLLKKQVFGE from the coding sequence ATGTTTGTAAACTCCGGCAAAGAGTTAATTGAAATTTGTCAGAAAAATAAATGTACAATCTGGGAATATACTTTAGAATCTGAAACAAAAGAAAGTAACTTAAGCATAGAAGAAATATTTGAAAAAATGAGAAATTCCTTAAAAGTTATGATAAACGCAGCAGAAGATGGCCTTAACCATAAAATCCAATCAGTAAGTGGTTTAATTGGAGGGGATGCCTTTAAACTAAATGCATATGCAGAAGAAAAAGAAACGTTAACAGGAAAATTCATGGTAAAAGCCATGGCTAGAGCGCTTTCTTGTTCAGAAGTAAATGCAGCAATGGGAAAAATCGTTGCTTCTCCAACAGCTGGATCATGTGGTATTTTACCTGCAGTTATTATATCTGCTGGTGAAAGATTGAATAAATCTGAAGATGATTTGGTAAAAGCTTTATTAACTGCATCTGGTGTTGGAATTATTATCGCTAAAAATGCTACAATCTCTGGTGCTGAAGGAGGATGTCAAGCAGAGTGCGGTTCTGCTGCTGCAATGGCTTCAGCTGCAATCGTAGAAATGATGGGCGGAACAGTAGAACAAGCATTGCATGCTGCTGCTATAGTTATTAAAAACATTCTTGGTTTAGTTTGCGACCCGGTAGCAGGACTTGTAGAAATCCCATGTGCCAAAAGAAATGCATCTGGAACAGTACTTGCCCTTACTACAGCTGACATGGTTATGAGTGGAATCATAAGCTACATACCTTTTGATGATGTTGTTTCAGCTATGTATGAAGTCGGTAAAAGTCTTCCTTGCTCCCTAAGAGAAACAGCATTAGGTGGACTTGCTGTTACCCCAACAGGACTTTTATTGAAAAAACAAGTTTTTGGAGAATAA
- a CDS encoding biotin/lipoyl-binding protein — protein sequence MKYVIQDIREMTDSRELLESKPHPFTIIFIYILISILLIGLIWSYFGEIDVVVKAQGVVRPNKRISTINNMINGKVKEVYIEEGKKVKKGEILYTIDYKDRG from the coding sequence ATGAAGTATGTGATACAGGATATAAGAGAAATGACTGATAGTAGGGAATTACTAGAAAGCAAACCCCATCCATTTACAATTATATTCATATACATATTAATAAGTATTTTGCTCATAGGTCTTATATGGTCTTATTTTGGGGAAATAGATGTGGTAGTAAAAGCTCAAGGAGTAGTAAGGCCAAACAAAAGGATAAGTACCATAAATAATATGATTAATGGAAAAGTAAAAGAAGTTTATATAGAAGAGGGGAAGAAAGTTAAAAAGGGAGAAATTTTATATACTATAGATTATAAAGATAGGGGATAA